One segment of Paenibacillus rhizovicinus DNA contains the following:
- a CDS encoding carboxylate--amine ligase, translated as MNRNDFVPIILGSDENAYGNVRLIHETYQVRPLLLCTRLLIPTMHSNLFDLIRIDGFDQEDVFPGALLSILEKHAAPNKKLIVIPCSDYYAGMLSRHYDKFKGLIANHFISGALLDTLDTKDKFYELCERFGLDYPKTVVCGPHEREGALERMDFQFPIVVKPENSNAYEYLHCHFEGKKKVFFFDNREDYLTMVRNMNTSDYNGKLILQEFIPGGDSAMRVINSYSDDNGQVKMMCLGQPVLEEYAPKTLGNYAAIISRSDMDIYEKVKAFLEKIGYVGFSNIDMKFDCRTGKYMMFEINPRLGRSSLFVRAAGLNMLEALINQVVYGKDDDVVYSKATALWTNVPRTVLKRYVTDPALSAEINRLYGQKKVIRSLWYNKDLNLKRMLSVTRYAYGHIKNYRRYYFDKGQASFAELQELGE; from the coding sequence ATGAACCGTAACGATTTTGTGCCGATTATCCTTGGCAGCGACGAGAACGCCTATGGCAACGTCAGACTTATCCATGAAACCTACCAGGTCAGACCGCTTCTGCTCTGCACGCGGCTGTTGATCCCGACCATGCATAGCAATTTGTTCGACCTCATCCGCATTGACGGCTTCGACCAAGAAGACGTCTTTCCCGGCGCGCTGCTGTCGATCTTGGAGAAGCACGCCGCACCGAACAAGAAGCTGATCGTCATTCCTTGCTCGGATTACTATGCCGGGATGCTGTCGCGTCACTATGACAAGTTCAAGGGACTGATCGCCAATCATTTCATATCGGGCGCGCTGCTCGATACGCTCGATACGAAGGACAAGTTCTACGAGCTGTGCGAACGTTTCGGCTTGGACTACCCGAAGACGGTCGTTTGCGGGCCGCATGAGCGCGAAGGCGCGTTGGAACGGATGGATTTTCAGTTCCCGATCGTCGTGAAGCCGGAGAACAGCAACGCCTATGAATACCTGCATTGCCACTTCGAAGGCAAGAAGAAGGTGTTCTTCTTCGACAACCGCGAAGATTATTTGACCATGGTCCGGAACATGAACACATCCGATTACAACGGCAAATTGATTCTGCAAGAGTTCATTCCCGGCGGCGACAGCGCGATGCGCGTCATCAACAGTTACTCCGACGACAACGGACAAGTGAAGATGATGTGTCTCGGCCAGCCCGTGCTCGAAGAGTACGCGCCGAAGACGCTCGGCAACTACGCCGCCATCATCAGCCGCTCCGACATGGACATCTACGAGAAGGTCAAAGCGTTCCTGGAGAAAATCGGGTATGTCGGATTTTCCAACATCGACATGAAGTTCGACTGCAGGACGGGCAAATACATGATGTTCGAAATCAATCCGCGGCTGGGAAGAAGCAGCTTGTTCGTCCGGGCCGCCGGGTTGAACATGCTCGAGGCGCTCATCAATCAGGTCGTATACGGCAAAGACGACGATGTCGTATACAGCAAAGCGACTGCGCTGTGGACGAATGTGCCCCGAACGGTATTGAAGCGCTATGTCACCGATCCTGCGCTGTCGGCCGAGATCAACCGGCTGTACGGCCAGAAGAAAGTCATCCGCTCGCTCTGGTACAACAAGGATCTGAACCTGAAGCGAATGCTGAGCGTGACTCGGTATGCCTACGGCCATATCAAGAATTACCGGCGCTATTACTTCGATAAAGGACAAGCTTCGTTTGCGGAGCTGCAAGAGTTGGGCGAATAA
- a CDS encoding SDR family NAD(P)-dependent oxidoreductase, which produces MFGLQGKTVMITGASRGLGKALALEFARSGAKLAISARGETSLLQVRQELAALGAEVLAVAGDMSVSRDVERFVAAAEAAYGGIDVLVNNASILGPSPMPLLLDYPEEDFAEVLRVNAVGPFLVTRRVIANMLVRGSGSIINVTSEAGQTGYAGWGAYGISKFALEGLTETWADEVQETAIRVNMVDPGEMDTAMHALAVPDCDYALADPSEVTDVFLYLASDASAAVHGRRLQAQRFEWPTGGEDDERAD; this is translated from the coding sequence ATGTTCGGCTTACAAGGAAAAACAGTGATGATTACGGGTGCTTCAAGAGGGTTAGGAAAGGCGCTCGCGCTTGAATTCGCACGGAGCGGGGCTAAGCTTGCGATATCGGCGCGAGGAGAAACGTCGCTGCTTCAGGTTCGGCAGGAATTGGCTGCGCTGGGAGCGGAGGTGCTGGCGGTCGCTGGGGATATGTCCGTATCCCGCGACGTCGAACGATTCGTAGCAGCGGCGGAGGCCGCATACGGCGGAATCGATGTGCTGGTCAACAATGCGTCGATACTTGGCCCGAGTCCGATGCCTCTGCTGCTCGACTATCCGGAGGAGGACTTTGCCGAAGTCCTGCGCGTGAATGCGGTCGGCCCGTTCTTGGTAACTCGCCGCGTGATCGCCAATATGCTCGTGAGGGGAAGCGGATCGATCATCAATGTGACTTCCGAGGCGGGGCAGACGGGATATGCGGGATGGGGAGCCTACGGCATTTCCAAGTTTGCTTTGGAAGGACTGACGGAAACATGGGCGGATGAGGTGCAGGAGACGGCTATCCGCGTCAATATGGTCGATCCGGGTGAAATGGATACTGCTATGCATGCCTTGGCCGTGCCGGATTGCGATTATGCGCTTGCGGATCCGAGCGAAGTGACGGACGTGTTCCTCTACTTGGCTTCCGACGCATCCGCTGCCGTTCATGGCCGGCGTCTGCAGGCGCAGCGTTTCGAATGGCCGACAGGAGGGGAAGACGATGAGCGAGCGGACTAG
- a CDS encoding S-adenosylmethionine:tRNA ribosyltransferase-isomerase, which translates to MSERTRMASFHVPEELNATAPPERRGIRRDHVKMLVLNRRTGFVSHSSFYRLDEHMKEGDLLVLNASRTIPAVLHGEWRRGGVVLGEGTEVRLARRRDDCSWQALVVSTEFRPLPGDSFAFKPLLSAEVTAEVTETSSQPLVTIAFSLQGARLTDYLYAYAEPIRYEYISHPWELDYYQTVYASAPGSVEMPSAGRAFSWELLFKLKRQGVRIAYVQLHTGLSYIPEEGGHPDPRNNFEQYEVPKETADAIIRTKKEGGRVVAAGTTVVRALESAAGRDGEPAAGSGWTNLMIEASTPLRVVDGLISGFHEPEASHLEMLSAFIEPGLLYDAYQEAIAYGYLWHEFGDINVII; encoded by the coding sequence ATGAGCGAGCGGACTAGAATGGCTTCGTTTCATGTGCCGGAGGAGCTGAACGCGACGGCGCCGCCTGAACGAAGAGGAATAAGGCGCGATCACGTGAAAATGCTCGTATTGAACAGGCGGACGGGGTTCGTATCGCATTCTTCATTTTATCGCCTGGATGAACATATGAAGGAAGGGGATTTGCTCGTATTGAACGCGAGTCGAACGATCCCGGCCGTGCTGCATGGCGAATGGCGAAGAGGCGGGGTCGTGCTTGGCGAGGGGACCGAGGTGCGGCTTGCCCGTCGAAGGGATGATTGCAGCTGGCAGGCGCTCGTCGTTTCGACAGAGTTTCGTCCCCTCCCGGGCGACAGCTTTGCTTTCAAGCCGCTGTTGTCCGCCGAGGTGACGGCGGAGGTAACGGAGACATCGTCGCAGCCTTTGGTCACTATAGCATTCTCGCTGCAGGGAGCGCGGTTGACCGACTACCTGTATGCCTATGCCGAACCTATTCGTTATGAATATATCTCGCACCCGTGGGAGCTGGATTACTATCAGACCGTCTATGCTTCGGCTCCGGGTTCGGTCGAGATGCCGTCCGCGGGACGGGCGTTCAGCTGGGAGCTGCTCTTCAAGCTGAAGCGCCAAGGGGTCCGGATCGCTTACGTGCAATTGCATACCGGGCTCAGTTATATCCCCGAGGAAGGGGGACATCCCGATCCGCGAAACAATTTCGAGCAATACGAGGTACCCAAGGAAACGGCGGACGCGATCATTCGGACGAAGAAGGAAGGAGGCCGAGTGGTTGCGGCGGGCACGACGGTCGTTAGAGCGCTGGAATCCGCGGCAGGCCGGGATGGAGAGCCGGCTGCCGGGTCCGGATGGACGAATTTGATGATCGAGGCGTCGACGCCGCTTCGGGTGGTGGATGGGCTGATCAGCGGATTTCATGAGCCGGAAGCCAGCCATCTGGAGATGCTGTCCGCATTCATCGAGCCCGGCCTGCTGTACGATGCCTATCAAGAAGCAATCGCATATGGCTACCTGTGGCATGAGTTCGGAGATATCAACGTGATTATATAA
- a CDS encoding VOC family protein gives MRVHHFSLEVQDLEQSVAFYERLLGFVPESRLLLDGERIAFLKLGAARLELVQPAALASASSQSEASASAAPTTGARLLQTHMAFEVDDLRAAIDPLLHAGCVLVEGPSLLANGWSNVFLDGLNGERLEFVELKKFDK, from the coding sequence ATGAGAGTCCACCATTTCTCTCTCGAGGTGCAGGATTTGGAGCAGTCCGTCGCCTTCTATGAACGCTTGCTCGGCTTCGTGCCGGAATCGCGGCTGCTCCTCGACGGGGAGCGTATCGCATTCCTTAAGCTAGGTGCGGCCCGATTGGAACTGGTTCAGCCGGCGGCTTTGGCATCGGCATCTTCGCAATCGGAAGCTTCGGCATCGGCGGCGCCGACAACGGGAGCCCGCCTCTTGCAGACGCATATGGCGTTCGAGGTAGATGATTTGCGAGCCGCGATAGATCCTCTGCTGCATGCAGGCTGTGTCCTCGTGGAAGGCCCGAGCCTTCTGGCGAATGGATGGAGCAATGTCTTCCTTGACGGCTTGAACGGCGAAAGGCTTGAATTTGTTGAACTTAAGAAATTCGATAAATAG
- a CDS encoding GAF domain-containing sensor histidine kinase, which produces MTKEPRVHELVTLKTIAETLNQPGDLTPMLTLVLEKLLELTGLTTGWIFLSDGRPEYVFAADYGLPPALLSEEKQPMQAGRCWCMDRYKDGRLNNAVNIMGCKRLEDAEACRRGDTLGITHHATVPLRSGSRRVGVLNVAAPGKEHFSDEELALLQAVAFQIGGAVERMRLYAAEQRRADLYERLGTFSRLLRIASMTHTDSVQLAEQAVALIAGHFEWTFAAVLERIGDDFIVRASHAHGRLNHELTHLPPEGAAWLRCIGEKQRFANAAGTVASDLAHLANQANPSGLPPLKLADAMAVHVPNAGLSLPWIIVVGSDSERGHFDIESEVLEALGEHFAVALDSASLETNRRELARLDERNRLARDLHDSVCQLLFSLSMTAKGTDSLLAAAGQEMDAARMAVKDMQSLSRQALKEMRELIMQLRPAGLETGLLTALHTYGEKLGLRVSTQLSGVRELPRSIEETLWRIGQEALNNVCKHAGVSAADAYLALDADQAVLRISDSGRGIARLSKRPRHESIGLSIMRERTEALGGRLTVTSSPSKGTVVEAAIPMQTIH; this is translated from the coding sequence TTGACCAAGGAACCGCGCGTGCATGAACTCGTCACCCTCAAAACCATTGCGGAGACGCTCAACCAGCCGGGCGATCTGACCCCGATGCTCACCCTCGTGCTGGAAAAATTGCTGGAGCTGACAGGTCTCACGACAGGCTGGATCTTCCTGAGCGACGGTCGCCCGGAGTACGTGTTCGCCGCGGATTACGGCTTGCCTCCCGCGTTATTGTCCGAGGAGAAGCAGCCGATGCAAGCGGGCCGATGCTGGTGCATGGACCGATACAAGGACGGCAGGCTGAACAACGCGGTTAACATTATGGGCTGCAAAAGGCTCGAGGACGCTGAAGCCTGCCGCCGGGGAGACACGCTGGGCATTACCCACCATGCGACGGTGCCCCTGCGGTCCGGCAGCCGCAGGGTTGGCGTGCTGAACGTCGCGGCGCCGGGGAAGGAGCACTTCTCGGACGAAGAGCTGGCGCTGCTGCAGGCGGTGGCGTTCCAGATCGGCGGCGCGGTCGAGCGCATGCGATTGTATGCGGCCGAACAGCGCAGAGCGGACTTGTACGAGCGGCTTGGCACCTTCAGCAGGCTGCTGAGAATCGCTTCGATGACGCATACCGATTCCGTTCAGCTGGCTGAACAGGCGGTCGCCCTGATCGCCGGGCATTTCGAATGGACGTTTGCAGCCGTCCTGGAACGAATCGGCGATGACTTTATCGTGCGCGCGAGCCACGCGCATGGACGCTTGAATCATGAACTCACGCATCTGCCTCCCGAAGGTGCGGCATGGCTTCGCTGCATCGGAGAGAAACAGCGTTTCGCGAACGCTGCGGGCACAGTTGCGTCTGATCTGGCCCATCTGGCTAATCAGGCCAATCCGTCTGGCTTGCCGCCGCTGAAGCTCGCGGACGCGATGGCCGTGCACGTGCCTAACGCGGGTCTGAGCCTGCCATGGATCATCGTAGTCGGCAGCGACAGCGAGCGCGGGCATTTCGATATCGAAAGCGAGGTGCTGGAAGCGCTTGGCGAGCATTTCGCCGTTGCGCTCGACAGCGCCAGTCTGGAGACGAACCGGCGGGAACTGGCCCGGCTGGACGAGCGGAATCGGCTTGCGCGCGATTTGCACGATTCGGTGTGCCAGCTGCTGTTCTCGCTGTCCATGACGGCCAAAGGGACGGATAGCCTGTTGGCCGCGGCAGGACAAGAGATGGATGCGGCCCGGATGGCGGTCAAGGACATGCAATCGTTGTCCCGGCAAGCATTGAAGGAGATGCGTGAGCTCATCATGCAGCTTCGGCCGGCGGGGCTCGAGACAGGACTGCTGACTGCCCTGCATACCTATGGGGAGAAGCTTGGACTTCGCGTAAGCACGCAGCTGTCCGGCGTGCGCGAGTTACCCCGTTCGATCGAAGAGACGTTGTGGCGCATCGGCCAGGAAGCGCTCAATAACGTGTGCAAGCATGCCGGCGTTTCGGCAGCGGACGCGTATCTGGCTTTGGACGCGGACCAGGCGGTATTGCGGATCTCAGATAGCGGCCGCGGCATCGCGCGCCTAAGCAAGCGTCCGCGGCATGAATCGATCGGTCTGAGCATTATGCGGGAACGAACCGAGGCGTTAGGCGGGCGGTTGACGGTTACAAGCTCTCCGAGCAAGGGAACGGTCGTGGAGGCAGCCATTCCGATGCAGACAATCCATTAA
- a CDS encoding response regulator: MTIKLLLADDHAMVRKGLHVFLATQADMTLVGEASTGFETLEQAALLQPDIVLMDLNMPMLNGIEATRRLKSSHPDIKVIVLTSFSDQDHVLPAIRAGARGYLLKDVEPDELARAIRRVFQGQVELHPNVTVQLMDLMAAPEQGRAQSGAAALDPLADLTKREQEVLLHIAKGKSNKEIGDALTITERTVKTHVSHVLDKLGLADRTQAAIFAVKLGLTE; this comes from the coding sequence ATGACAATCAAACTTCTGCTCGCCGACGATCATGCGATGGTCCGCAAAGGACTGCATGTGTTTCTTGCCACTCAGGCGGACATGACCTTGGTCGGCGAAGCATCCACGGGCTTTGAAACGCTCGAGCAAGCAGCCCTGCTGCAGCCCGATATCGTCCTGATGGATTTGAACATGCCGATGCTTAATGGAATCGAAGCGACCAGACGATTGAAAAGCTCGCATCCGGACATTAAGGTCATCGTGCTCACTTCCTTCTCCGATCAGGACCATGTCCTGCCCGCCATTCGTGCGGGGGCTCGCGGATACCTGCTCAAAGACGTCGAGCCCGACGAGCTGGCGCGCGCCATTCGGCGCGTGTTCCAAGGACAGGTGGAGCTTCATCCGAACGTGACCGTTCAGTTGATGGACCTCATGGCTGCTCCCGAGCAAGGCCGCGCGCAGTCCGGTGCTGCTGCCCTGGATCCGCTCGCGGACTTGACCAAGCGGGAGCAAGAGGTGCTGCTGCACATTGCCAAGGGCAAGAGCAACAAAGAAATCGGCGATGCGCTGACGATCACGGAACGGACAGTCAAAACCCATGTCAGCCATGTGCTCGATAAGCTGGGCTTGGCGGATCGTACGCAAGCGGCTATCTTTGCCGTGAAGCTGGGTTTGACGGAATGA
- a CDS encoding bifunctional aldolase/short-chain dehydrogenase — protein MVQSLWDHAKASELQGGLEQLVYRSNIIGTDRRVCNWGGGNTSSKTTVKDFRGRDIEVMYVKGSGSDLATMKAGNFTGLRMEDIRPLFERDEMPDEEMVAYLAHCMIDSKHPRASIETLLHAFLPFKHVDHTHPDSIISLCCADNGKLLAKEIFGNRFVWVPYVRPGFTLSKMIAQGVLDNPNAELVLMEKHGLVTWGETSEEAYAQTIKIISEAEAFIEARVNETKLFGGVKHPALDADVRRSIASQVMPTIRGAVSDVKKSILTFDDEADVLAFVGGANSAELSQVGAACPDHLVHTKVVPLFIDWKPDANDIEGLKAILKESVAAYKKQYEAYFERNKNEGDVIFETAPRVILIPGVGMINTGKSWSNSKVSGALYHRAIAVMRGATALGNFVSLSENESFNVEYWPLELYKLSLAPAEAEFSRKVAFITGGAGGIGSETARRLVSEGAHVVLADLNLEGAERVAGEINEKFGEGRAIAVKMDVTSEEAVMAAIGETSLAYGGLDIVVNNAGLATSSPFDQTSLKEWNLNISVLGTGYFLVAREAFKLMKEQAIGGNMVFIGSKNSIYAGKSASAYSAAKGLEAHLARCIASEGGEFGIRVNTVLPDAILQGSAIWNSNWRNERAAAYGIEPDQLEEYYRKRTTLLVNIYPRDIAEGIAFFASSKADKTTGCMMTIDGGVPAAFTR, from the coding sequence ATGGTACAGAGCTTATGGGATCACGCTAAGGCATCGGAGCTTCAAGGAGGACTTGAACAGCTCGTTTATCGTTCCAACATCATCGGCACGGATCGCCGCGTTTGCAACTGGGGCGGAGGCAATACGTCCAGCAAGACGACGGTTAAGGATTTCCGCGGCCGCGATATCGAAGTCATGTACGTCAAAGGCAGCGGTTCCGACCTGGCGACGATGAAAGCAGGCAATTTCACGGGTCTTCGCATGGAGGACATCCGTCCGCTCTTCGAACGCGACGAAATGCCGGACGAGGAAATGGTCGCTTACCTGGCGCACTGCATGATCGACAGCAAGCATCCGCGCGCGTCCATCGAGACGCTCCTGCACGCGTTCCTTCCGTTCAAGCACGTTGACCATACGCATCCGGATTCCATTATCAGCCTGTGCTGCGCGGACAACGGCAAGCTGCTGGCGAAAGAGATTTTCGGCAACCGCTTCGTCTGGGTGCCTTACGTACGCCCGGGCTTCACCCTGTCGAAGATGATTGCGCAAGGCGTGCTCGACAACCCGAACGCCGAGCTCGTTCTGATGGAGAAGCACGGTCTCGTGACATGGGGCGAAACGAGCGAGGAAGCTTACGCGCAGACGATCAAGATCATCAGCGAAGCCGAAGCGTTCATCGAAGCGCGCGTCAATGAGACGAAGCTGTTCGGCGGCGTGAAGCATCCCGCGCTGGATGCGGACGTTCGCAGAAGCATCGCTTCGCAAGTCATGCCGACCATTCGCGGAGCGGTCAGCGACGTGAAGAAAAGCATCCTGACGTTCGACGACGAAGCCGACGTGCTCGCATTCGTGGGCGGCGCCAATTCCGCGGAGCTGTCCCAAGTCGGCGCAGCTTGCCCGGATCATCTGGTGCATACGAAAGTCGTTCCGCTGTTCATCGACTGGAAGCCGGACGCTAACGATATCGAAGGCTTGAAGGCGATTCTGAAAGAAAGCGTCGCTGCTTACAAGAAACAATACGAAGCTTACTTCGAGCGCAACAAGAACGAAGGCGACGTGATTTTCGAAACGGCTCCGCGCGTCATCCTGATTCCCGGCGTCGGCATGATCAATACGGGCAAGAGCTGGTCCAACTCCAAAGTGAGCGGCGCCCTCTACCATCGCGCGATCGCGGTTATGCGCGGCGCGACGGCGCTGGGCAATTTCGTATCGCTGAGCGAGAACGAATCCTTCAACGTCGAATACTGGCCGCTTGAGCTTTACAAGCTGTCCCTTGCGCCGGCGGAAGCCGAATTCTCCCGCAAAGTCGCGTTCATCACGGGCGGCGCGGGCGGCATCGGCAGCGAAACGGCGCGACGCCTCGTATCCGAAGGCGCGCACGTGGTGCTGGCCGACCTGAACCTGGAAGGTGCGGAACGCGTAGCCGGCGAAATTAACGAGAAGTTCGGAGAAGGCCGTGCGATCGCGGTGAAGATGGACGTAACGAGCGAAGAAGCGGTTATGGCGGCAATCGGCGAAACGTCGCTCGCTTACGGCGGCCTCGATATCGTCGTCAACAACGCGGGTCTTGCGACTTCGAGCCCGTTCGATCAAACGTCGCTCAAAGAATGGAACCTGAATATCAGCGTGCTCGGCACGGGCTATTTCCTCGTGGCGCGCGAAGCGTTCAAGCTGATGAAAGAACAGGCTATCGGCGGCAACATGGTATTCATCGGCTCGAAGAACTCGATCTATGCAGGCAAGAGCGCGTCGGCGTACAGCGCGGCGAAAGGATTGGAAGCGCACTTGGCACGCTGCATCGCGTCCGAAGGCGGCGAGTTCGGCATCCGCGTCAACACGGTGCTGCCGGATGCGATCCTGCAAGGCTCGGCAATCTGGAACAGCAACTGGCGCAACGAGCGCGCGGCGGCTTACGGCATCGAGCCGGATCAACTGGAAGAGTACTATCGCAAGCGCACGACGCTGCTCGTGAACATCTATCCGCGCGATATCGCGGAAGGCATCGCGTTCTTCGCTTCTTCGAAGGCGGACAAAACGACGGGCTGCATGATGACGATCGATGGCGGCGTACCGGCTGCTTTCACGCGTTAA
- a CDS encoding sensory rhodopsin transducer, whose product MNQARGEKHWIIPDGFIPPTSAPGAYESHESICVLNCASEDARLDITIFFEDRDPLEHISAVVPGRRTKHIRTSSLSANGASIPVGVPYAIEVLSDVPVIVQYSRLDATQAENALMSVMAHPIK is encoded by the coding sequence ATGAATCAAGCTAGAGGCGAGAAACATTGGATCATTCCGGACGGCTTCATTCCGCCGACGAGCGCGCCTGGCGCGTACGAGAGCCATGAATCCATCTGCGTGCTGAACTGCGCTTCCGAGGATGCGCGGCTGGACATTACGATATTTTTCGAAGACCGCGATCCGCTTGAGCATATTTCGGCCGTCGTACCCGGCAGAAGAACGAAGCATATCCGCACGTCGTCTCTCTCGGCGAACGGAGCGTCCATTCCGGTGGGCGTTCCTTACGCGATCGAGGTGTTGAGCGATGTGCCGGTCATCGTGCAGTACAGCCGTCTGGACGCTACGCAGGCCGAGAACGCGCTGATGTCTGTCATGGCTCACCCTATCAAATAA
- the rhaA gene encoding L-rhamnose isomerase, whose amino-acid sequence MDQSIVANYEAAKALYARHGIDVDAVLEKLADIKISMHCWQGDDVRGFLNNDQALTGGISVTGNYPGAASTPAELRSDLEKAFSLIPGKHKVNLHAIYADTDEKVELDQLQPKHFEKWVAWAQEQGLGLDFNPTCFSHEKSADGFTLSHPDPAIRQFWIDHCKASRKIGAYFGEQLGQTCVTNVWIPDGFKDVPVDRLAPRQRLKDALDEVFAEELNPAHHLDAVESKLFGLGSEAYVVGSHEFYMGYGIANNKLICLDAGHFHPTEVISNKLSSLSLFADGILLHVSRPMRWDSDHVVTLDDELIDIGRELVRGDLLGKTHIGLDFFDASINRVAAWVIGTRNTIKALLRGFLDPVEELRKAELAFDFTTRLALQEEFKSYPFGAVWDYYCAKHGVPVREAWLAEVKTYEQDVLLKRGAEAAVAKN is encoded by the coding sequence ATGGACCAAAGTATTGTTGCGAATTACGAAGCGGCGAAGGCGCTCTACGCACGCCACGGCATCGACGTCGACGCCGTGCTCGAGAAGCTTGCCGATATCAAAATCTCCATGCACTGCTGGCAGGGCGACGACGTCCGCGGCTTTCTGAATAATGATCAAGCGCTTACAGGAGGCATCTCCGTAACGGGCAACTATCCGGGCGCCGCAAGCACGCCGGCGGAGCTTCGCTCCGATTTGGAGAAAGCGTTCTCGCTCATTCCGGGCAAGCACAAAGTGAATCTGCATGCTATCTATGCGGATACGGACGAGAAAGTGGAGCTGGATCAGCTGCAGCCGAAGCATTTCGAGAAATGGGTAGCTTGGGCGCAAGAACAAGGCCTTGGCCTCGATTTCAATCCGACATGCTTCTCGCACGAGAAGTCGGCCGACGGCTTCACGCTGAGCCATCCGGATCCGGCCATTCGCCAATTCTGGATCGACCATTGCAAAGCATCCCGGAAGATCGGCGCTTACTTCGGCGAGCAGCTCGGACAAACCTGCGTGACGAACGTGTGGATTCCGGACGGCTTCAAGGACGTGCCGGTCGACCGTCTGGCGCCGCGCCAGCGTTTGAAGGATGCGCTCGACGAAGTATTCGCGGAAGAGCTGAACCCTGCGCATCACCTCGATGCGGTCGAGAGCAAACTGTTCGGTCTCGGTTCCGAGGCGTACGTGGTCGGTTCCCACGAGTTCTACATGGGCTACGGCATTGCCAACAACAAACTGATCTGTCTGGATGCGGGCCATTTCCATCCGACGGAAGTCATCTCGAATAAACTGTCCTCCTTGTCCCTGTTCGCCGACGGCATCCTGCTCCACGTGAGCCGGCCAATGCGCTGGGACAGCGATCACGTCGTCACGCTGGACGACGAGCTGATCGATATCGGGCGCGAGCTCGTGCGCGGCGATCTGCTGGGCAAAACCCATATCGGCCTGGACTTCTTCGATGCCAGCATCAATCGCGTCGCGGCTTGGGTCATCGGCACGCGCAACACGATCAAAGCGCTGCTTCGCGGCTTCTTGGATCCGGTTGAAGAGCTTCGCAAAGCCGAGCTGGCGTTCGACTTCACGACGCGCCTCGCGCTGCAGGAAGAGTTCAAGTCCTATCCGTTCGGCGCGGTATGGGATTACTATTGCGCCAAGCATGGCGTGCCGGTTCGCGAAGCGTGGCTGGCCGAAGTGAAAACGTACGAGCAAGACGTGCTGCTGAAGCGCGGTGCGGAAGCCGCCGTGGCGAAGAATTAG